A stretch of Brassica rapa cultivar Chiifu-401-42 chromosome A08, CAAS_Brap_v3.01, whole genome shotgun sequence DNA encodes these proteins:
- the LOC103835148 gene encoding B-box zinc finger protein 20, which produces MKIWCDVCDKEEASVFCCADEAALCNGCDRHVHFANKLAGKHQRFSLTSPTFKDAPLCDICGKRRALLFCQEDRAILCRECDIPIHQANEHTKKHNRFLLTGVKISASPSTYPKASNSISTTVLSRAKTRPKSVSGEVPSSASSEVFASSPSTTTSNYYYGLDENYHQVSDSGSGSGGTGSISEYLMETLPGWRVEDLLEHPSCVSHEDNIISTNNNESYMVYDGSLQYHHQGFWEQKPFS; this is translated from the exons ATGAAGATTTGGTGTGATGTGTGTGATAAAGAAGAAGCTTCAGTGTTCTGTTGTGCAGATGAAGCAGCTCTTTGTAATGGTTGTGATCGCCATGTTCATTTCGCTAATAAGCTTGCCGGAAAACATCAACGATTCTCTCTCACTTCTCCTACTTTTAAGGATGCTCCTCTCTGTGATATATGCGGG AAGAGGCGTGCATTATTATTTTGCCAAGAAGACAGAGCAATACTATGCAGAGAGTGTGACATTCCAATACACCAAGCTAATGAACACACTAAGAAACACAATAGATTCCTCCTTACCGGCGTCAAGATCTCTGCCTCTCCATCCACATACCCGAAAGCCTCCAATTCAATCTCCACAACAGTATTGAGCCGGGCCAAAACCAGACCAAAATCTGTATCAGGTGAGGTCCCGAGCTCGGCCTCTAGTGAGGTCTTTGCGAGCTCTCCTTCGACAACTACGAGCAATTACTATTACGGGCTAGATGAAAACTATCATCAAGTAAGCGACTCTGGTTCTGGATCGGGCGGTACGGGCAGTATATCGGAATACTTGATGGAAACTTTACCGGGTTGGAGAGTGGAGGATTTGCTTGAACATCCTTCTTGTGTCTCCCATGAGGATAACATTATCAGCACTAATAACAATGAGTCCTATATGGTTTACGATGGTTCTTTACAGTACCATCATCAAGGGTTTTGGGAACAAAAACCTTTTTCCTGA